GGCGAAGGGCGTCAGGGCGGCGAGCGCCACGCTCGGCGCGGCGAACAGCAAAAGGCCGCCCACCACCGGTCCCGTGCGGAGGCTGAAGGCGCTCTCCAGCAAGGGAAGTACCGCCAGCCGCAGGGGCGGGACCAGCGCCACGAGGCCGGCGCCCGCGATCATGAGCCCGTAGAAGAGCTTCAGGGAGGGATTCTTGTCCGCGAGGCGGCCACCCACGGCATAGCCCACGCTCAGCGCCGCCAGGATGACTCCGATCATGCTCGTCCAGTTGAAGAGTGTGTTGCCGAAATGGGGCGCCATGACGCGCCCCGCCGCTATCTCCAATACGAGAATCGAGCCGCCCGAGAGAAAAACGGAAAGGTAAAGATATGATCCGGCAAAATGCACCCCCTTGGATTTGGATTTGGATTCGGGTTCGGATCCAGGTGCATTCCGGCTTTTTCTTGCCATCGAACACTCCCCAATGATTGGCTTTGCGGACACCGCACTTTAGGGCAGCCATCCGCCGCTCGCAAGCGGGGCTCCCGCCTGGATTTTTCGGTGCGATTGGGTCAAGAATGGGGCATCGTCTTCCATGGCCCACACCGAATCTTCACAGGAGCCCACGATGGCCCGCCAAATCATCGACATCAGCACGCCCATCCGGAACAACACCTTCGACACCACCCCCGCCGACATCGTGTACATCCGGCACATCGAGACCGCCCGGAAGTGGTGCAACCAGTTCGGCATCGAGCTTTCCGACCTCCCCGACGGCCTGGGGGCGGCGGTGGAGCGCATCACCCTTCTCACACATACCGGCACCCACATCGATTCGGCCTACCATTTCGGCCCGATGAGCGAGGGAAAGCCCGCCCGGACGACCGACATGCTCGAGCTCGATCACTTCTTCTCCGACGCCTTCCGCCTCGACTTCACCCACAAGAAGCCGGCCGAGAAGATCGAGTCCGGGGATGTCGAGGCCGCCCTCGAAAAGATCGGTTACACCATCAAGCCGAAAGACATCTGTCTCATTCACACCGGCAACGACAAGTACTTCAACAGCCCGAAGTATCTGGAGATGCAGCCGGGCCTCACGCGCGCTTCGGTTCTCTGGCTGGTGGAGCGGGGCGTGAAG
The bacterium DNA segment above includes these coding regions:
- a CDS encoding cyclase family protein; its protein translation is MARQIIDISTPIRNNTFDTTPADIVYIRHIETARKWCNQFGIELSDLPDGLGAAVERITLLTHTGTHIDSAYHFGPMSEGKPARTTDMLELDHFFSDAFRLDFTHKKPAEKIESGDVEAALEKIGYTIKPKDICLIHTGNDKYFNSPKYLEMQPGLTRASVLWLVERGVKVIGIDAWGMDIPFSVMVKEVKAGVKGAFWQAHYAGKEKEYFQIEKLGQLDKIPRAHGFQVTCMPVLIEGASGAWCRAAAIVED